A genomic region of Saccopteryx bilineata isolate mSacBil1 chromosome 1, mSacBil1_pri_phased_curated, whole genome shotgun sequence contains the following coding sequences:
- the MBD3 gene encoding methyl-CpG-binding domain protein 3 isoform X2 has protein sequence MERKSPSGKKFRSKPQLARYLGGSMDLGAFDFRTGKMLMSKMNKSRQRVRYDSSNQVKGKPDLNTALPVRQTASIFKQPVTKITNHPSNKVKSDPQKAVEQPRQLFWEKKLSGLNAFDIAEELVKTMDLPKGLQGVGPGCTDETLLSAIASALHTSTMPITGQLSAAVEKNPGVWLNTAQPLCKAFMVTDEDIRKQEELVQQVRKRLEEALMADMLAHVEELARDGEVPLDKPGTEEEVEDEEDEEEEPEQDQEMEHV, from the exons CCCAAGCGGGAAGAAGTTCCGCAGCAAGCCGCAGCTGGCACGTTACCTGGGCGGCTCCATGGACCTGGGGGCCTTCGACTTCCGGACGGGCAAGATGCTGATGAGCAAGATGAACAAGAGCCGGCAGCGGGTGCGGTATGATTCCTCCAACCAGGTCAAG GGCAAACCTGACCTGAATACAGCCCTCCCTGTCAGGCAGACAGCATCCATTTTTAAGCAGCCGGTGACCAAGATCACCAACCACCCCAGCAACAAGGTGAAGAGTGACCCCCAGAAGGCTGTGGAACAGCCCCGGCAG CTCTTCTGGGAGAAGAAGCTGAGTGGCCTGAATGCCTTTGATATTGCGGAGGAGCTTGTGAAGACCATGGATCTCCCCAAGGGCCTGCAAG GTGTGGGACCTGGCTGCACAGATGAGACCTTGCTCTCAGCCATTGCCAGCGCCCTGCACACCAGCACCATGCCCATCACTGGGCAGCTCTCAGCTGCTGTGGAGAAGAACCCTGGGGTATGGCTCAACACAGCCCAGCCCCTCTGCAAGGCCTTCATGGTGACTGACGAGGACATCAG gaagcaggaggagcTGGTGCAGCAGGTCCGCAAGCGGCTGGAGGAGGCACTGATGGCTGACATGCTGGCCCACGTGGAGGAGTTGGCCCGGGATGGTGAGGTGCCACTAGACAAGCCAGGCActgaagaggaggtggaggatgaggaggatgaggaagaggagcctgAACAAGACCAGGAAATGGAGCACGTATAG